Proteins encoded within one genomic window of Candidatus Eisenbacteria bacterium:
- a CDS encoding AIR carboxylase family protein → RSPDRVRDLVHRAPGRGVQVIIAAAGMANHLAGTVAAHTFLPVIGVPLAGSALQGMDALLSTVQMPAGVPVATVAIGSAGAKNAAVLAVQILALAHPDLQLKLEDLKQRLARGEKL, encoded by the coding sequence CGGAGCCCCGACCGCGTGCGCGATCTCGTGCACCGCGCCCCCGGACGCGGCGTGCAGGTCATCATCGCCGCGGCCGGCATGGCGAACCACCTGGCCGGAACCGTGGCGGCGCACACGTTCCTTCCCGTGATCGGCGTTCCGCTCGCGGGGTCCGCGCTGCAGGGAATGGACGCGCTCCTCTCGACCGTACAGATGCCGGCCGGCGTGCCGGTCGCGACGGTGGCGATCGGCTCGGCGGGCGCCAAGAACGCCGCCGTCCTCGCGGTCCAGATCCTCGCGCTCGCGCATCCGGACCTCCAGCTCAAGCTCGAGGA